The Armatimonadota bacterium genome window below encodes:
- a CDS encoding DUF5990 family protein codes for MPTLRITLVDPPEEFLGYGKIRHQLQLKKGYLQPSSPNVYETEFELVEGVPKGQIVHYHGDKRRFIYIQWVGAHGQMFRRIKLYFEHFLEDDKENYDLRIAGTMKDGSPACSTARLIP; via the coding sequence CTCGTCGATCCGCCCGAAGAGTTCCTTGGTTACGGCAAGATTCGGCACCAGCTACAGCTCAAAAAGGGCTATCTTCAGCCCTCGTCGCCGAACGTATACGAAACAGAGTTCGAGTTGGTCGAAGGCGTCCCCAAAGGGCAGATCGTCCACTACCACGGCGACAAGCGCCGGTTCATCTACATCCAATGGGTCGGGGCGCACGGCCAGATGTTTAGGCGGATCAAACTCTACTTCGAACACTTCTTGGAGGATGACAAGGAAAACTACGATCTGCGGATTGCGGGCACTATGAAGGACGGCTCACCCGCCTGTTCAACCGCACGACTTATCCCGTAA
- a CDS encoding neutral zinc metallopeptidase, with product MRLDEIEESSNVEDRRGSIPRGGMVAGGGIGVVVLAIIVTLLGGDPQQVLDASKTMQGGAPQTRGDARPIDDEAKRFVSKVLKETEDVWTDIFREKGMTYQKPKLVVFTERVETGCGIADSGVGPFYCPADNQVYIDPTFYDTMEKQLGAGGDFAQAYVVAHEVGHHVQNLLGTSDKVNAARRRMSETEFNKVSVRMELQADFYAGVWAKRAGKLKIDRQDIEEAMNAASQIGDDTLQKRGQGYVEPEKFTHGTSAQRVNWFMKGFQSGDIRDGDTFSARNL from the coding sequence ATGCGTCTTGATGAAATCGAAGAGAGTTCAAATGTGGAGGATCGGCGAGGGTCGATCCCTCGCGGCGGGATGGTTGCGGGTGGAGGCATTGGTGTGGTTGTCCTCGCCATCATCGTAACTCTTCTCGGCGGTGATCCTCAACAAGTCCTTGACGCATCCAAGACCATGCAAGGCGGCGCACCCCAGACTCGGGGCGATGCGCGGCCTATCGATGACGAAGCCAAACGCTTCGTCTCCAAGGTCTTGAAAGAGACTGAGGATGTGTGGACTGACATCTTCCGCGAAAAGGGAATGACCTACCAAAAACCCAAGCTCGTCGTCTTCACCGAACGAGTGGAGACCGGCTGCGGAATCGCCGACTCCGGCGTTGGTCCCTTCTACTGCCCTGCCGACAACCAGGTCTACATCGACCCAACGTTCTACGACACGATGGAGAAGCAGCTTGGAGCTGGCGGCGATTTCGCCCAAGCTTACGTCGTTGCCCACGAAGTAGGACACCACGTCCAAAACCTCCTCGGCACCTCCGACAAAGTCAATGCCGCCCGCCGCCGCATGTCTGAAACCGAATTCAACAAGGTTTCTGTCCGCATGGAACTTCAGGCCGACTTCTACGCCGGAGTCTGGGCGAAACGAGCGGGCAAACTAAAGATCGACCGTCAAGACATTGAGGAAGCGATGAACGCCGCCTCCCAGATCGGAGACGACACCCTCCAAAAGCGAGGTCAAGGCTACGTCGAGCCCGAGAAATTCACTCACGGAACCTCGGCTCAACGAGTGAACTGGTTCATGAAAGGATTCCAGTCCGGCGACATCCGCGACGGAGATACCTTCAGCGCCCGAAACCTTTGA